A part of Streptomyces sp. DSM 40750 genomic DNA contains:
- a CDS encoding response regulator has protein sequence MTAAETASAPRVLVVDDQTLIRTGFRLILTARGIDVVGEAADGAQAVVMAREMKPDVVLMDIRMPNMDGLEATRRILALDPDCRVLMLTTFDLDRYVYTALSIGASGFLLKDVTPQHLAAAVRLVDTGDALLAPSITRRLVERFATESARPPAVHGDLRALTPRELEVLTHLGRGLSNAELATELTLSEATVKSHVARIFSKLNLRDRAQAVVIAYEKGLVRPSDSGTGGLTGR, from the coding sequence GTGACGGCGGCAGAGACGGCGTCGGCGCCCCGTGTGCTCGTCGTCGACGACCAGACACTGATCCGGACCGGTTTCCGGCTGATCCTCACGGCCCGGGGCATCGACGTGGTGGGCGAGGCGGCGGACGGCGCACAGGCCGTCGTGATGGCCCGCGAGATGAAACCGGACGTCGTGCTGATGGACATCCGCATGCCGAACATGGACGGCCTGGAGGCAACCCGCCGCATCCTGGCCCTGGACCCGGACTGCCGGGTGCTCATGCTCACCACCTTCGACCTCGACCGCTACGTCTACACGGCCCTGTCGATCGGAGCCAGCGGCTTCCTCCTGAAGGACGTCACCCCGCAGCACCTGGCGGCGGCCGTACGACTCGTCGACACCGGCGACGCCCTGCTCGCCCCCTCCATCACCCGACGGCTGGTGGAACGCTTCGCCACGGAATCCGCCCGGCCACCCGCCGTGCACGGCGACCTCCGGGCCCTGACACCCCGCGAACTGGAGGTCCTGACCCACCTCGGCCGCGGCCTGTCCAACGCGGAACTGGCCACCGAGCTCACCTTGAGCGAAGCCACGGTGAAGTCCCATGTGGCCCGCATCTTCTCCAAACTCAACCTGCGCGACCGAGCCCAGGCCGTCGTGATCGCCTACGAGAAGGGTCTGGTCAGACCGAGCGACTCCGGGACGGGCGGACTCACGGGCCGGTGA
- a CDS encoding sensor histidine kinase, translating to MWEWGTDGMAAALGVTCAVAAWLAVALVRTRRGWRTAVGERGWLLERERESAARAAVAAERDRIARELHDIVSHNVSLMVVQAGAAREVLGTMPDEAAAALLAVEDAGRGAMTDLRHLLGLLAPSQNGEDETGTGTGDGDGASDLGVVRLGGDTAELAPQPSLDRLGSLVDRIAFAGLPVEVRVSGEPRPLPQGIDVTAYRIIQEALTNALRHSDGGKAEVTVRYADHALRVEVLNTGPSVLTGVNSSPPHPTRSAPRHRDGTGRGLLGLRERVAVYGGDLDARRRLGGGYRVRARIPLDRP from the coding sequence ATGTGGGAGTGGGGGACGGACGGCATGGCGGCGGCGTTGGGGGTGACCTGCGCGGTCGCGGCATGGCTGGCGGTGGCTCTGGTGCGCACGCGGCGCGGATGGCGGACGGCCGTGGGGGAACGCGGCTGGTTGCTCGAACGGGAGCGGGAGAGTGCCGCCCGGGCGGCGGTCGCGGCCGAACGCGACCGTATCGCCCGGGAGTTGCACGACATCGTCAGCCACAACGTGAGCCTCATGGTGGTCCAGGCGGGGGCGGCCCGCGAGGTGCTGGGCACCATGCCGGACGAGGCCGCGGCGGCTCTGCTGGCCGTCGAGGACGCGGGCCGCGGCGCGATGACCGACCTGCGGCATCTGCTGGGCCTGCTGGCGCCCTCGCAGAACGGTGAGGACGAGACCGGGACCGGCACCGGGGACGGGGACGGGGCTTCAGACCTCGGCGTGGTCCGACTCGGCGGCGACACGGCGGAGTTGGCGCCACAGCCCAGCCTTGACCGGCTGGGCTCGCTTGTCGACCGGATCGCGTTCGCCGGTCTGCCCGTCGAAGTGCGGGTCTCCGGCGAGCCGCGCCCGTTGCCGCAGGGCATCGACGTGACGGCGTACCGGATCATCCAGGAGGCGCTGACCAACGCGCTCAGACACAGCGACGGCGGCAAGGCCGAGGTCACCGTGCGATACGCCGACCACGCGCTGCGCGTGGAGGTGCTGAACACCGGTCCCAGCGTGCTGACCGGCGTGAACTCCTCCCCACCGCACCCCACCCGGTCCGCCCCGCGTCACCGGGACGGCACGGGGCGCGGGCTGCTGGGCCTGCGCGAACGGGTCGCGGTGTACGGCGGGGACCTGGACGCCCGGCGCCGCCTCGGCGGCGGCTACCGGGTCCGGGCCCGCATCCCCCTGGACCGCCCGTGA
- a CDS encoding SWIM zinc finger family protein, protein MNPELPPAAPDVVAAAVESLTSRLRKKLDAAIETYAELPVTVDDGVLRIRCGEDAEVTLTPSPSGAVTDAEHAVCSCLLAPRCLHRAAVLSACPVADADAETAPEPSGTTTSAPTAADDVPSVRAPRSAGPTAAPAAATPATDVGRAEAPSPTGTRSTPGTPDTTEPTSPTPAQVAAATGLWAATAAVLAAGVPAAGAVPQAELLRAAHTARLAGLHRAEAAALRVVRGLRGARARHDGHRLADLVANVRELLLTTRLLSAANPDPALVGTARRAYRPGGSLRVHGVCREPVIAATGYGGVVTHLVSDDGRWFSVADVKPGGPARARGAATATVALGSGTLDHAQLARGGLLISGATLSPDGRLGSGKGVRATPLAGLSWTSGPLAALFTRPLAEAVAERLTGIPGTDPEQAEQAARQLIGCDLVLVGAAGDHLLARELSPSGQPAASDLLVRLTPANGHPDLAHTANFRQLASRSGLRLRVIGRLDPDRAATLRPLAIGPVPDTDATLRLPTDWQGHADLGYDRLQGAHFPPPSALPSTDGLAGIPTDPLAEAPLWRLRRLVEVAVSGGRRAVAEPARDGDRNGGGAALRRTGFRTAADLATTLTAEADRRSRDVFGRVTDPDPDRYARAWLATAVYLAGTERALVQATWQPPTPPS, encoded by the coding sequence ATGAACCCCGAACTGCCCCCGGCGGCACCCGACGTGGTCGCCGCCGCCGTCGAGAGCCTGACCTCGCGGCTGCGCAAGAAACTGGACGCCGCGATCGAGACGTACGCGGAACTGCCCGTCACCGTCGACGACGGTGTCCTGCGCATCCGGTGTGGTGAGGACGCCGAGGTCACACTCACGCCCAGCCCCTCCGGCGCGGTCACGGACGCAGAGCACGCGGTGTGCAGTTGCCTGCTCGCCCCCCGGTGCCTGCATCGCGCCGCCGTCCTGAGCGCCTGTCCTGTAGCCGACGCCGACGCGGAGACGGCGCCTGAGCCGTCCGGCACGACAACGAGCGCTCCCACAGCGGCAGATGACGTTCCATCAGTCCGAGCGCCGCGATCCGCAGGCCCGACCGCCGCACCGGCAGCCGCCACGCCCGCGACAGACGTGGGTCGGGCTGAAGCCCCCTCGCCGACCGGCACCAGAAGCACGCCGGGCACCCCCGACACCACCGAACCCACCAGCCCCACGCCCGCCCAAGTCGCCGCGGCCACCGGCCTCTGGGCGGCCACCGCGGCCGTACTCGCCGCCGGAGTCCCCGCTGCCGGCGCGGTACCGCAGGCGGAGTTGCTGCGGGCCGCGCACACGGCCCGGCTCGCCGGGCTGCACCGCGCCGAGGCGGCCGCCCTGCGGGTCGTCCGCGGGCTGCGCGGTGCCCGAGCCCGGCACGACGGCCACCGGCTGGCCGATCTGGTCGCCAACGTGCGCGAACTGCTGCTCACCACCCGCCTGTTGTCGGCGGCGAACCCGGATCCGGCCCTGGTCGGCACGGCCCGCCGTGCCTACCGGCCGGGCGGCAGCCTGCGGGTCCACGGCGTCTGCCGGGAGCCGGTGATCGCGGCCACCGGCTACGGCGGTGTCGTCACCCATCTCGTCTCCGACGACGGGCGCTGGTTCTCCGTGGCCGACGTCAAGCCCGGCGGCCCGGCCCGCGCCCGGGGCGCCGCCACGGCCACCGTCGCGCTCGGCTCCGGCACCCTCGACCACGCCCAACTCGCCCGTGGCGGGCTGCTGATCTCCGGCGCCACGCTCTCCCCGGACGGCCGCCTCGGTTCCGGAAAGGGCGTACGAGCCACTCCACTCGCCGGTCTCTCCTGGACGTCGGGTCCGCTCGCCGCCCTGTTCACCCGCCCTTTGGCCGAGGCAGTCGCCGAACGGCTCACGGGTATCCCCGGAACCGATCCCGAACAGGCCGAGCAGGCAGCACGCCAACTGATCGGCTGCGACCTGGTCCTCGTCGGCGCGGCAGGCGACCACCTGCTCGCTCGCGAGTTGTCCCCCTCCGGGCAGCCCGCCGCGAGCGACCTCCTCGTCCGGCTCACCCCCGCCAACGGCCACCCCGACCTCGCCCACACCGCCAACTTCCGTCAGCTCGCCTCCCGGTCCGGGCTGCGGCTGCGCGTGATCGGGCGTCTCGACCCCGACCGCGCCGCCACGCTCCGCCCCCTCGCGATCGGCCCGGTCCCGGACACCGACGCGACCCTGCGGCTGCCCACCGACTGGCAGGGCCACGCCGACCTGGGCTACGACCGCCTCCAGGGCGCGCACTTCCCGCCACCGTCCGCCCTGCCCAGCACGGACGGCCTCGCCGGTATCCCGACCGACCCCCTCGCCGAGGCCCCGCTGTGGCGGCTGCGCCGACTGGTCGAGGTCGCCGTCTCCGGAGGCCGCCGCGCGGTCGCCGAACCCGCCCGCGACGGCGACCGGAACGGAGGCGGCGCGGCCCTGCGCCGCACCGGATTCCGCACGGCCGCCGACCTGGCGACCACCCTCACCGCGGAAGCCGACCGCCGCTCCCGCGACGTCTTCGGCCGCGTCACCGACCCCGACCCGGACCGCTACGCCCGAGCCTGGCTCGCCACCGCCGTCTATCTGGCCGGCACCGAACGCGCCCTGGTACAGGCGACGTGGCAGCCACCGACTCCCCCTTCCTGA
- a CDS encoding ABC transporter ATP-binding protein codes for MVIEDNAEEAVVRLDGVRKEYGETTALDGVSLEIRAGEAVAVMGPSGCGKSTLLNMIAGLDRPTGGTVVVHGESVGELSEKGLALYRRRRIGMIFQFFNLIDDLSALDNVALAAQLTGTPARQARRRALELFDELGIADRRNAYPAVLSGGERQRVAVARALMNRPALLLADEPTGALDSRSGEQVMDLLLDLNQIGQTLILVTHDEHLARRCASRLVEFADGRVTGEHTLEPSA; via the coding sequence ATGGTCATTGAGGACAACGCAGAAGAGGCCGTCGTACGGCTCGACGGTGTGCGCAAGGAGTACGGCGAGACGACGGCGCTGGACGGGGTGTCGCTGGAGATCCGGGCCGGGGAGGCGGTCGCGGTGATGGGGCCGTCGGGGTGCGGCAAGTCCACGCTGCTGAACATGATCGCCGGTCTGGACCGTCCGACGGGCGGCACGGTCGTCGTGCACGGCGAGAGCGTGGGGGAACTGAGCGAGAAGGGGCTCGCCCTGTACCGGCGGCGCCGCATCGGCATGATCTTCCAGTTCTTCAATCTCATCGACGACCTGTCGGCGCTCGACAACGTGGCGCTGGCCGCCCAGTTGACCGGCACCCCGGCCCGGCAGGCCCGCCGCCGGGCGCTTGAACTGTTCGACGAACTCGGCATCGCCGACCGACGCAACGCCTATCCGGCGGTGCTCAGCGGCGGCGAGCGGCAACGCGTCGCCGTGGCAAGGGCGTTGATGAACCGGCCCGCCCTGCTGCTGGCCGACGAGCCGACCGGCGCGCTGGACAGCCGTTCCGGTGAGCAGGTGATGGACCTGCTGCTCGACCTCAACCAGATCGGTCAGACGCTGATCCTGGTGACCCACGACGAGCACCTCGCCCGGCGCTGCGCCAGCCGTCTCGTCGAGTTCGCCGACGGCCGGGTGACCGGCGAGCACACCCTGGAGCCGTCCGCATGA